A genome region from Thalassotalea euphylliae includes the following:
- a CDS encoding VolA/Pla-1 family phospholipase: protein MKKLVLSIAIAGALGLSGCDDETIRDVEQEVAENGPVTTPTARIIFDPTAGDLSVPNDLLFLGTTDGTLNPPVSDPTDSSDPFFALSALDGWSTVQPFRIDIDLPPGVSLEANSVANPASVRIFETEFGGPTASSAECAALPQGAACQVVGELTFGVDFISQMSGDAVAVVPLKPLKAKTGYLIVLTDSLQDDTGKSVAGSFTYELVQQDLATKPLATDSQLALQGAVNSFENAVSGAGVDKSSIIYTAAMTTQSTVDAVATVKQVMAAGLQLGNVPTIAIQDTSISVFDALTSQGVTLPAELAPVYQAANLMQGSITLPYYLGTPSAENPLAPVNDWWKAQCDSGAMLAGLAAQNPGAIPADAVSEGDGLCLAISAAAGLAAPGLRDLRGVLDLDTERNITKFNPMPEKRADMTLDVQVTTPDMAVANAVRASLGLPALTQPEAGWPVAILQHGITSRKEDMLAITGALAIQGIATAAIDHPIHGSRGFDLDGDGVDDLNASTVSATHYMNLGNLLTTRDNLRQSTVDTLGLRLGLNFAGGVDAAGAAISLDGSKVYFLGHSLGAISGINTVALANLPLDPAVDPLFKVSATSFAMPGVGVANLLLESPAFSGLIKASLTLATSEEFAAFVAATFPGQPSEAELVQAFNTFFAALTPAQQAELNGAFAQFTFAAQTVTDAGDPANYAGMVAMTQTPTHLIEVVGNGADNLPDQVIPNTVSSTPLSGTEAAIALLGLPGVSETTEGSGAVRFTYGHHASILDPSIRPEATNPAQTAAATAEMQGQVATFFATMGQLVSITNSDVVM, encoded by the coding sequence ATGAAAAAGCTAGTACTAAGTATCGCTATCGCTGGTGCACTTGGATTAAGTGGCTGTGATGATGAAACCATTCGCGATGTAGAACAAGAGGTCGCAGAAAACGGCCCTGTAACCACACCAACAGCCCGTATAATTTTTGATCCAACAGCGGGCGATCTTTCAGTTCCAAACGATTTACTTTTCTTAGGAACCACTGATGGTACGTTAAACCCGCCGGTTAGCGATCCTACTGATTCTTCAGATCCATTTTTTGCGCTTAGCGCGCTTGATGGTTGGTCTACCGTTCAACCATTTAGAATTGATATCGACTTACCGCCAGGTGTGAGTTTAGAAGCGAACAGTGTTGCGAACCCAGCATCTGTACGTATTTTTGAAACAGAATTTGGTGGCCCAACTGCATCATCAGCAGAGTGTGCTGCACTGCCACAAGGTGCTGCTTGTCAGGTAGTTGGTGAACTAACATTTGGCGTTGACTTTATCTCGCAAATGTCTGGCGATGCCGTAGCTGTTGTGCCATTAAAACCGCTCAAAGCTAAAACGGGTTACCTCATTGTTTTAACTGATTCATTGCAAGACGATACTGGTAAGTCAGTTGCTGGTTCATTTACTTATGAGCTTGTCCAGCAAGACTTAGCGACTAAGCCGCTAGCCACTGATTCTCAGTTAGCACTTCAAGGCGCAGTAAACAGTTTTGAGAATGCCGTAAGCGGTGCTGGTGTTGATAAATCTAGCATTATTTACACAGCGGCAATGACCACACAATCAACGGTTGATGCGGTTGCAACGGTTAAACAAGTGATGGCTGCGGGCTTACAACTAGGTAACGTGCCGACGATTGCTATTCAAGATACCTCGATTTCGGTATTTGACGCATTAACATCACAAGGTGTAACGCTACCAGCTGAATTGGCACCGGTTTACCAAGCAGCTAACCTGATGCAAGGTTCAATTACTTTGCCATATTACTTAGGCACACCAAGTGCTGAAAATCCATTGGCACCAGTAAACGATTGGTGGAAAGCACAATGTGATTCGGGTGCAATGCTAGCGGGTCTTGCTGCACAAAACCCAGGTGCAATTCCGGCTGACGCAGTGAGTGAAGGTGACGGCCTATGTTTAGCAATTTCTGCTGCGGCAGGTTTAGCTGCACCAGGTTTACGTGATTTACGTGGCGTATTAGATTTAGATACAGAGCGTAACATCACAAAATTCAACCCAATGCCAGAAAAGCGCGCAGATATGACGCTTGATGTGCAAGTAACTACGCCAGACATGGCGGTGGCTAATGCGGTACGCGCAAGCTTAGGTTTACCAGCGTTAACACAACCAGAAGCGGGTTGGCCTGTTGCTATTTTACAGCACGGCATTACTTCTCGAAAAGAAGACATGCTAGCGATTACCGGTGCATTGGCAATCCAAGGTATTGCAACGGCAGCGATTGATCACCCAATTCACGGTAGCCGTGGCTTTGATTTAGATGGTGATGGTGTTGATGATTTAAATGCTTCAACCGTTTCAGCAACACACTACATGAACCTAGGTAACTTGCTAACAACGCGTGATAACTTACGTCAAAGTACCGTTGATACACTTGGTTTACGCTTAGGCCTTAACTTTGCTGGCGGTGTTGACGCAGCTGGTGCTGCTATCTCACTAGACGGCTCTAAAGTGTACTTCTTAGGCCACTCACTAGGTGCTATCTCTGGTATCAACACAGTTGCATTAGCAAACTTACCGTTAGATCCTGCGGTTGATCCGTTATTTAAAGTATCGGCAACTTCGTTTGCGATGCCAGGTGTTGGTGTTGCCAACTTATTGCTTGAATCACCAGCATTTAGCGGTCTGATCAAAGCAAGCTTAACGCTAGCAACATCAGAAGAGTTCGCAGCATTTGTAGCAGCAACTTTCCCAGGCCAGCCAAGTGAAGCTGAGCTTGTACAAGCGTTCAATACCTTCTTTGCAGCGTTAACGCCTGCGCAACAAGCTGAATTAAATGGTGCGTTTGCACAATTTACCTTTGCAGCACAAACTGTCACAGATGCTGGCGACCCAGCTAACTACGCAGGTATGGTGGCGATGACACAAACACCGACACACTTAATTGAAGTAGTTGGTAATGGTGCTGATAACTTACCAGACCAAGTTATTCCTAACACGGTGAGCTCAACACCGCTATCAGGTACTGAAGCTGCGATTGCACTACTTGGCCTACCAGGTGTTAGCGAAACAACTGAAGGCTCTGGTGCGGTTCGCTTCACTTACGGTCACCATGCGTCAATTCTTGACCCGTCAATTCGCCCAGAAGCAACTAACCCTGCACAAACAGCGGCAGCAACTGCTGAGATGCAAGGTCAAGTGGCTACCTTCTTTGCGACAATGGGACAGTTAGTTTCAATCACTAACAGCGACGTTGTGATGTAA
- a CDS encoding bifunctional metallophosphatase/5'-nucleotidase: MKNWKSSLLPILSVLALAGCGENANLQGNNAAIDDVEPANQVKYCGQDNQQLAHCSDGAFQLQLLHFADIDGGRDILNNAVRFSALLGSFRSQYANTLVLSSGDNWIPGPEYNVGGDDSLAPILGVAANGRAHVAYLNAMGLQATVVGNHELDLNTDEFAELIAPETRDSNVWQGAQFPYLSANLDFSTDEHLAPLIADNGLMNTDQVGQVAASTVIQVNGEMIGVVGASTPALSSITKTGGMIVLPADEDDIAGLAAEIQQHVEPLKKRGINKIILLAHMQQIAIEQQLAPLLDGVDIIVAGGSNTILADENDRLRDGDVAEGAYPLVYQSASKEPVVVVNTDGDYTYLGRFVVTFDQHGVMVPSSLDTTINGAYATDKQSLIEHNLTLADAIPQVQTITNTLNQALQAKLGTVFGNTSVYLNGDRVSVRTEETNLGNLTADANLAYAQSIDKSVAISLKNGGGIRAPIGSCVVPAGSTDAKVICSPPAGVQGINKSGDVTQLDMEIALRFNSALNNLTVSGSQLKGIIEYGVSATSAGATPGRFPQVAGIRFSFDPAKAVNSRVQNLVVLDGNGALPGGNTVTVVKNGQLDPSVAKQTFRLVTLDFLVDGGDGYQFPTDALANLVNLKVAGQKSGMVTITDDGTEQDALAEYLSSLYLKAGATFDKKDLPAEQDTRIQNLSEVVTDSVLKLK; this comes from the coding sequence ATGAAAAACTGGAAGAGCTCACTATTACCCATTTTAAGTGTGCTGGCGTTAGCGGGCTGTGGTGAGAACGCAAATCTTCAAGGTAATAACGCTGCTATTGATGATGTTGAGCCAGCTAATCAAGTTAAATATTGTGGACAGGATAACCAACAACTCGCTCATTGTTCTGATGGTGCCTTTCAATTACAACTATTGCACTTCGCCGATATTGATGGCGGCCGCGATATTCTTAACAATGCCGTTCGTTTTTCTGCACTATTAGGTTCGTTCCGCTCTCAATACGCTAACACTCTGGTACTGAGCTCAGGTGACAATTGGATCCCTGGCCCCGAATACAATGTTGGCGGCGATGACTCCTTGGCTCCTATCTTAGGCGTTGCTGCAAATGGGCGAGCACATGTGGCTTACCTTAATGCTATGGGTTTGCAAGCAACTGTGGTCGGCAACCATGAGCTTGATTTAAATACAGACGAATTTGCCGAGTTAATTGCGCCTGAAACGCGCGACAGTAACGTGTGGCAGGGGGCTCAATTTCCTTACCTTTCTGCCAATTTAGACTTTTCTACCGACGAACATTTAGCGCCTTTAATTGCTGACAATGGCCTAATGAATACTGATCAGGTAGGGCAGGTCGCTGCCAGTACGGTCATTCAGGTTAATGGCGAAATGATTGGCGTGGTTGGCGCATCAACACCAGCGCTTAGCAGTATCACGAAAACAGGCGGTATGATTGTACTTCCGGCCGATGAAGATGATATAGCTGGGCTTGCAGCCGAAATCCAACAACATGTCGAGCCATTGAAAAAGCGTGGTATTAACAAAATTATCTTACTGGCACATATGCAGCAAATTGCCATTGAACAGCAACTTGCGCCTTTACTTGACGGTGTCGATATTATTGTTGCTGGCGGCTCTAATACCATTTTGGCTGATGAGAATGATAGGTTACGCGACGGTGATGTAGCTGAAGGGGCATATCCCCTTGTTTATCAAAGTGCGTCAAAAGAGCCTGTTGTGGTAGTTAATACCGATGGTGATTATACCTATTTAGGGCGTTTTGTGGTGACATTTGACCAGCACGGCGTGATGGTACCCAGCTCGCTCGATACCACCATTAATGGGGCTTACGCGACGGATAAACAAAGCTTAATCGAGCATAACTTAACGCTAGCCGACGCCATTCCACAAGTACAAACAATCACCAACACCTTAAACCAAGCATTGCAAGCAAAGCTAGGCACAGTTTTTGGCAATACCTCGGTATATTTAAATGGAGATCGGGTGTCAGTAAGAACTGAAGAAACGAATCTGGGTAACCTTACCGCTGATGCAAATTTAGCTTACGCGCAAAGCATTGATAAAAGTGTCGCAATTTCTCTTAAAAATGGTGGTGGTATCCGAGCACCAATTGGCTCTTGTGTGGTGCCGGCTGGCTCTACTGACGCTAAGGTCATATGCAGTCCACCAGCAGGTGTACAGGGTATTAATAAATCAGGCGATGTTACCCAACTCGATATGGAAATTGCATTGCGATTTAACAGCGCGCTAAATAACTTAACGGTGTCCGGTAGCCAGTTAAAGGGGATTATTGAATATGGCGTGTCGGCAACTAGCGCTGGCGCAACCCCAGGCCGTTTTCCACAAGTGGCTGGTATACGGTTTAGTTTCGACCCTGCCAAAGCGGTTAACTCGCGCGTACAAAATTTAGTGGTGCTAGATGGCAATGGCGCATTACCCGGTGGTAATACGGTAACTGTTGTTAAAAATGGCCAACTTGATCCGTCTGTTGCTAAGCAAACATTTCGTTTAGTGACGCTTGATTTTTTAGTGGACGGCGGAGATGGTTATCAATTCCCAACAGATGCGCTAGCAAACCTTGTGAACCTTAAAGTTGCGGGGCAAAAATCAGGCATGGTTACGATAACGGATGATGGTACAGAGCAAGATGCGTTGGCGGAATATTTATCAAGTCTGTACTTAAAAGCAGGGGCCACATTTGATAAAAAAGATTTGCCAGCAGAGCAAGATACGCGAATTCAAAATTTGTCAGAAGTGGTTACAGATAGCGTGCTAAAACTAAAGTAA
- the fadD gene encoding long-chain-fatty-acid--CoA ligase FadD, with the protein MEKIWLEKSYPPGVPHEIDPDKYSSIVEMFDKYVGIYAQRTAFINMGAEITYSELAEQASAFAAYLQKELGLVKGDKFAIMVPNTLQYPVALFGALKAGLTVVNVNPLYTARELKHQLNDSGTKAMLIVENFAHTLQEVISDTPVEKVILTGLGDRLGGLKGKLVNFAVKYVKKMVPSYSLANTVKFNHVIAKGESLTLDPVEIAGEDLAFLQYTGGTTGVSKGAMLTHRNMVANLEQAKAAIRPVLKDGEELVVTALPLYHIFALTANCLTFMTLGGTNLLITNPRDMPSFVKELGKYPFTAITGVNTLFNGLVNTPGFAQLDFSKLKLSLGGGMAVQRPVAERWEDVTKTRLLEGYGLTECSPMVTISPYNQTAFNGSIGLPAPSTHIKIVREDGTTAGVNEPGEMCVSGPQVMKGYYNRQEATDEILTDGWLATGDIAEMDEHGFFRIVDRKKDMILVSGFNVFPNEIEEVAMMHEGVVEAAAVGVPHEVSGEIIKLFIVKKDDSLTQKNIVEHCAKHLTNYKVPKLIEFRDDLPKTNVGKILRRELR; encoded by the coding sequence GTGGAAAAAATTTGGCTTGAAAAAAGTTACCCACCCGGTGTTCCACACGAAATAGACCCCGACAAATACTCATCAATTGTCGAAATGTTTGACAAGTACGTTGGCATTTACGCGCAGCGCACCGCCTTTATTAATATGGGCGCAGAAATCACTTACAGTGAATTAGCCGAACAGGCTAGTGCGTTTGCAGCATACCTGCAAAAGGAATTGGGTTTAGTGAAAGGTGACAAGTTTGCCATTATGGTACCGAACACCTTGCAATACCCTGTTGCTTTATTTGGTGCGCTAAAAGCAGGCTTAACGGTTGTTAATGTTAACCCGCTGTACACGGCGCGTGAGCTTAAGCATCAGTTGAACGACTCTGGTACTAAAGCCATGTTGATCGTTGAAAACTTCGCTCATACCTTGCAAGAAGTTATCTCAGATACGCCTGTTGAAAAAGTTATCCTAACTGGTTTAGGTGATCGCTTGGGTGGCTTAAAAGGCAAGTTAGTTAATTTTGCCGTGAAATACGTGAAGAAAATGGTGCCGAGTTACTCACTGGCAAACACCGTTAAATTCAATCACGTCATTGCCAAAGGCGAGAGCTTAACGTTAGACCCAGTTGAGATTGCTGGTGAAGACTTAGCTTTCTTGCAATACACGGGTGGCACCACGGGTGTATCAAAGGGGGCAATGTTAACGCACCGCAATATGGTAGCGAACTTAGAGCAGGCAAAAGCCGCGATTCGTCCGGTATTAAAAGATGGCGAAGAGTTGGTGGTTACTGCATTGCCGCTTTACCATATTTTTGCGCTAACAGCGAACTGCCTAACGTTTATGACATTAGGTGGTACTAACTTGTTGATTACTAACCCGCGCGACATGCCGAGCTTTGTTAAAGAGCTAGGTAAATATCCATTCACCGCGATTACAGGTGTAAATACGCTGTTTAATGGTTTAGTGAACACACCGGGCTTTGCGCAATTAGACTTCTCAAAACTGAAGTTATCGCTAGGTGGCGGTATGGCAGTGCAGCGTCCAGTTGCAGAGCGTTGGGAAGATGTTACAAAAACGCGTTTGCTTGAAGGTTACGGCCTAACAGAATGTTCTCCTATGGTGACCATTAGCCCGTACAACCAAACCGCATTTAACGGTTCAATTGGCTTACCGGCACCATCTACTCATATTAAAATTGTGCGTGAAGATGGCACAACTGCTGGCGTGAATGAGCCAGGCGAAATGTGTGTTAGTGGCCCACAAGTCATGAAAGGTTACTACAATCGCCAAGAAGCTACCGATGAAATATTAACTGACGGCTGGTTAGCGACAGGTGATATTGCTGAGATGGATGAGCATGGCTTCTTCAGAATTGTTGATCGTAAAAAAGATATGATCTTGGTTTCTGGCTTTAATGTCTTCCCTAACGAAATTGAAGAAGTGGCGATGATGCACGAAGGTGTTGTTGAAGCTGCTGCGGTTGGTGTGCCTCACGAAGTTAGTGGTGAAATCATTAAACTGTTTATCGTTAAGAAAGACGATTCACTTACGCAAAAGAACATTGTTGAACACTGTGCTAAGCACTTAACGAATTATAAAGTACCTAAGTTGATTGAATTTAGAGACGATCTACCGAAAACCAACGTAGGTAAGATTTTACGTCGTGAACTAAGGTAG
- the tsaB gene encoding tRNA (adenosine(37)-N6)-threonylcarbamoyltransferase complex dimerization subunit type 1 TsaB produces the protein MNLLAIDASTEACSVAILKDDQVFSDFELCPQSHSVVLLPMVDKLLVKAGAKLTDFDALVYGRGPGSFTGVRIGIGVAQGLAFAADLPTIGISTMQAMAQQAYEQEGKDTVSVAIDARMAEVYCSNWQVNEQGLMALVGEERVLPPEQFAQSLEQGEYKYGAGTGWQAYEEAFQPICANLEKISVMYPNAQYMLALAKQEFITGKALPAEQAQPVYVRDTVSWKKLPGRE, from the coding sequence GTGAATTTACTAGCTATTGATGCATCGACTGAAGCATGTTCAGTCGCCATTTTAAAAGACGATCAAGTATTTAGTGATTTTGAGTTATGCCCGCAATCACATAGCGTTGTGTTGTTGCCGATGGTAGACAAGCTACTTGTCAAAGCTGGCGCGAAATTAACTGATTTTGACGCTTTAGTTTATGGCCGTGGCCCTGGCAGTTTTACCGGTGTTCGCATTGGAATTGGTGTCGCGCAAGGGTTAGCGTTTGCAGCCGATTTACCGACCATTGGTATTTCGACCATGCAGGCAATGGCCCAGCAGGCATACGAACAAGAAGGCAAAGACACCGTTAGTGTAGCTATTGATGCGAGAATGGCTGAAGTTTATTGCAGTAACTGGCAAGTAAACGAGCAAGGGCTAATGGCACTTGTCGGTGAAGAGCGCGTGCTGCCACCTGAGCAATTTGCGCAATCACTTGAGCAAGGTGAATATAAATATGGCGCAGGCACTGGATGGCAGGCCTATGAAGAAGCTTTTCAGCCAATTTGTGCTAACCTAGAAAAGATAAGTGTGATGTATCCTAACGCCCAATATATGTTGGCGCTTGCCAAACAAGAATTTATTACAGGCAAAGCGTTACCAGCGGAGCAAGCACAACCTGTTTATGTGCGTGATACCGTGTCGTGGAAAAAGCTACCAGGGCGAGAGTAG
- a CDS encoding YciK family oxidoreductase: MFDYTIQNSCLKDKTILITGAGDGIGKQAALTYAELGATVILLGRTVEKLENVYDEIVAAGNPEPAIVPLDMKGATKQHYIDMTNTIIDQFGKLDGALLNASVLGELTPFVNIHEQTFDDVMQINVKAQMMMAQALITALQKANKASLVFTTSTVGGKGRAFWATYSMSKFATEGMMELIADEFEGTNLRTNAINPGGTRTAMRATAYPGENPDTLATPKDIMPLYVYLMSDDSAAVNGQILKAQ; this comes from the coding sequence ATGTTTGACTACACAATTCAAAATAGCTGTTTGAAAGATAAAACAATTTTGATCACTGGTGCTGGTGACGGTATTGGTAAGCAGGCAGCATTAACTTATGCCGAGCTCGGCGCGACTGTTATCTTGCTTGGCCGAACGGTTGAAAAGCTTGAAAACGTTTACGATGAAATCGTTGCCGCAGGTAATCCTGAGCCAGCTATCGTTCCACTCGATATGAAAGGTGCGACAAAGCAACACTATATCGATATGACCAACACCATTATCGACCAGTTTGGTAAACTCGATGGCGCATTACTTAATGCCTCAGTGCTGGGTGAGTTAACCCCGTTTGTGAACATTCACGAACAAACGTTTGACGATGTCATGCAAATTAACGTCAAGGCACAAATGATGATGGCGCAAGCCCTAATTACAGCGCTACAAAAAGCTAACAAAGCCTCGTTAGTATTTACTACCTCAACCGTTGGTGGCAAAGGCCGCGCATTTTGGGCGACTTACAGTATGTCGAAATTCGCCACTGAAGGTATGATGGAGTTAATTGCTGACGAATTCGAAGGGACGAATTTACGCACTAATGCAATTAACCCAGGTGGCACGCGCACAGCGATGCGTGCAACAGCCTACCCAGGTGAAAATCCAGACACGCTAGCAACACCTAAAGACATTATGCCGCTATACGTTTACCTAATGTCAGACGATAGCGCAGCGGTTAATGGCCAAATATTAAAAGCGCAATAG
- a CDS encoding M50 family metallopeptidase — protein MTSPLHQPSFFYRHRFWLLLLAAATLRHLPIVSLPFNWLESYFHEISHGLAAIIAGGKIIQIELFPNGAGLCTTQGGSRLLTAFMGYSGAAIWGAAIYSLSSVNQRVTQLVTASILILLVLSCIFWVRDILTLIILAVLIALFALKVKFYRHPWLNVSVQLVGLTVLLNALFSPLYLIDGRHRGDGATLAGLTSVPEILWVAIWLAIAVVLLYRLAKQSNKRPS, from the coding sequence GTGACTAGCCCGCTTCACCAACCTTCATTCTTTTATCGACACCGCTTTTGGTTATTGTTGTTAGCTGCTGCGACTTTGCGTCACTTGCCAATAGTCTCTCTGCCATTTAATTGGTTAGAAAGTTATTTTCACGAAATCAGTCATGGTTTAGCAGCAATTATTGCAGGTGGGAAAATTATTCAAATAGAGCTTTTTCCCAACGGCGCTGGCTTATGTACTACTCAAGGCGGCAGCCGATTACTAACAGCGTTTATGGGGTATAGCGGGGCGGCTATTTGGGGAGCGGCAATTTATTCCTTGTCGTCAGTTAATCAGCGGGTCACTCAATTAGTAACCGCTAGTATTCTAATACTCTTGGTATTGAGCTGTATTTTTTGGGTCAGAGATATACTAACGCTCATTATACTCGCTGTTTTAATTGCGCTTTTTGCGCTCAAAGTGAAGTTTTATCGCCACCCTTGGTTAAATGTTAGTGTGCAACTCGTCGGCCTAACCGTGCTGCTAAATGCCTTGTTTAGCCCACTGTATTTGATCGATGGTCGTCATCGCGGCGATGGTGCAACCTTAGCGGGCTTAACTAGCGTGCCAGAAATTTTATGGGTTGCAATCTGGCTAGCAATCGCTGTAGTTTTGTTATATCGACTGGCAAAACAATCCAATAAGAGACCGAGTTGA
- the sohB gene encoding protease SohB encodes MEFLYEYGLFLAKVVTFVLAVVVIVAVGAGAAMKQKGRKGELEIEDLSEHFEDVELEVTHALLTKDELKEKEKQDKKAEKDKAKAAKANKGSDEAAKTKPRMFVLDFNGSIDAKEVSGLREEVSAVLAVAKPEDEVFVKLESGGGMVHGYGLASSQLDRIRQRDIPLTISVDKVAASGGYMMACVANKIIAAPFAILGSIGVIAQVPNFNKLLKKNDIDFEQLTAGEFKRTLTMFGENTDKGREKFVEELEETHQLFKDFVSEHRPSLDIAKVATGEHWFGTKAKALGLVDDIQTSDDYLFAAAKTHKIVGLKYATKKGLAEKLSKAASISADSFISRLIQRNRIFPS; translated from the coding sequence TTGGAATTTTTATACGAATACGGTTTGTTCTTAGCCAAAGTAGTCACTTTTGTGTTGGCGGTTGTGGTGATCGTCGCTGTCGGGGCTGGTGCTGCGATGAAGCAAAAGGGTCGTAAAGGTGAGCTGGAGATCGAAGATTTATCAGAGCATTTTGAAGACGTTGAACTAGAAGTTACTCATGCACTTTTAACTAAAGACGAGTTAAAAGAAAAAGAGAAACAAGATAAAAAAGCTGAAAAAGACAAAGCCAAAGCAGCGAAAGCGAATAAGGGTAGTGACGAAGCCGCTAAAACTAAACCGAGAATGTTTGTATTAGACTTTAATGGCAGTATCGACGCAAAAGAAGTTTCGGGTTTACGTGAAGAAGTTTCAGCCGTGTTAGCAGTTGCTAAGCCTGAAGATGAAGTGTTTGTAAAATTGGAATCAGGCGGTGGCATGGTGCATGGTTATGGTCTTGCTTCATCACAGCTAGATCGTATTCGCCAACGAGATATTCCACTCACCATTTCAGTTGATAAAGTGGCGGCGAGTGGTGGTTACATGATGGCCTGCGTTGCCAATAAAATTATTGCTGCGCCATTTGCGATTTTAGGTTCGATAGGTGTGATCGCCCAAGTGCCTAACTTTAATAAACTACTGAAAAAGAATGATATCGACTTTGAACAGTTAACCGCTGGTGAATTTAAGCGCACGCTTACTATGTTTGGTGAGAATACAGACAAAGGTCGTGAGAAGTTTGTTGAAGAGCTAGAAGAAACGCATCAGTTATTTAAAGACTTTGTTAGCGAACATCGTCCGTCATTAGACATTGCCAAAGTAGCTACCGGTGAACATTGGTTTGGAACAAAAGCCAAAGCATTGGGTTTAGTTGATGATATTCAAACCAGCGACGATTATTTATTTGCAGCAGCGAAAACTCATAAGATTGTCGGCCTAAAATATGCGACGAAAAAAGGCTTAGCGGAAAAACTATCAAAGGCTGCTTCAATATCAGCAGATAGCTTTATCTCGCGATTAATTCAGCGCAATCGTATCTTCCCTAGTTAG
- a CDS encoding protein-tyrosine phosphatase family protein, giving the protein MLNNQGAVAVHCKGGSGRTGLVIALLLLQLGYNKSEVVEMVQAIRPKALVNPSQKAFFERFQPIA; this is encoded by the coding sequence ATACTCAACAACCAAGGGGCAGTTGCAGTTCACTGCAAAGGTGGCTCAGGTCGCACTGGGCTTGTAATCGCACTATTACTTTTGCAGCTTGGTTATAACAAATCAGAGGTTGTGGAAATGGTGCAAGCTATTCGACCTAAAGCCTTAGTTAATCCAAGTCAAAAGGCATTTTTTGAAAGGTTTCAGCCCATTGCTTAG
- a CDS encoding alpha/beta fold hydrolase — MRITTEEICYDINEVSLHGLTTGDDDQPITLCLHGWLDNAASFLPLMPYLPDRKLIALDWPGHGFSSHRSLDAHYHFIDWVYDLVQLFDITQWPAVDIVAHSMGGMVATAFAAAFPEKVKSLTLLDSIGLISDKPENTTEQLRKGLSSRLKGLSKQKNQHPSIESAVKARVAVSDMAYEQAQLIVKRGLVQQGGSYIWRADSRLRNASPYRLTVEQAKQLISDVQCPVNLVYGDKGLEMVHLGIKEFSALFSDLTVHKVSGGHHVHMEAPEQVAEKITAFWQQIAAKVP; from the coding sequence TTGAGAATAACAACAGAAGAAATATGTTATGACATTAATGAAGTGTCACTGCATGGCTTAACCACAGGCGATGACGATCAGCCAATCACTTTATGTTTGCACGGTTGGCTTGATAACGCCGCCAGTTTTTTACCACTCATGCCATACTTACCAGACCGTAAGCTAATTGCCTTAGATTGGCCAGGGCACGGTTTTTCGTCGCACCGAAGCTTAGATGCTCACTACCATTTTATTGATTGGGTTTATGATTTAGTTCAGTTATTTGACATAACGCAGTGGCCAGCTGTCGATATTGTTGCTCATTCGATGGGCGGCATGGTAGCTACGGCGTTTGCTGCTGCATTTCCTGAAAAAGTAAAATCGTTAACTTTACTTGATTCAATTGGGCTTATTTCAGACAAGCCGGAAAATACCACAGAGCAGTTGCGAAAAGGTTTAAGCAGTCGCCTTAAAGGGTTGTCGAAGCAAAAAAACCAACATCCGTCGATAGAATCTGCTGTTAAAGCAAGAGTCGCGGTGTCTGATATGGCGTATGAGCAAGCGCAATTAATTGTCAAACGCGGCCTAGTACAGCAGGGTGGTAGCTATATTTGGCGTGCTGATAGCCGATTAAGAAATGCCTCGCCATATCGGTTAACCGTAGAGCAAGCCAAACAACTTATTTCAGATGTGCAGTGTCCCGTTAATTTAGTTTACGGTGACAAAGGGTTGGAAATGGTGCATTTAGGCATCAAAGAATTCTCAGCACTATTCAGTGATTTAACGGTACATAAAGTCTCTGGTGGGCATCATGTACACATGGAAGCGCCAGAGCAGGTTGCTGAAAAGATAACCGCATTTTGGCAGCAAATCGCGGCAAAAGTACCGTAA